Proteins from a genomic interval of Thermoanaerobaculia bacterium:
- a CDS encoding potassium channel protein, producing MQRLYRALALFAAVLLLGGILFRSIERLDWFDAFYTALLSVTPLGHGLMPPLSRAGRELNAFLLVCGVGVVGYAASIATRFVFEGEMGRVFWRRKVERRVARMEGHYVVCGHGRVGRTVAEELGRHGVPFVVIERNEEAVRDRIERGEDVILGDATTEGVLSQAGIERARGLVAALESDADNLYVTLTARESNPGVRIVARTSDDAASARLKRAGADRTIAPTQIGGREMVQHLLMPAVVDFIHLATGKQNVELEMQEIHVQPSSSLCGVPFSDSPIRREHGVIVVAVNKTTGESIFNPDSSYVVAQGDTMICLGHPDRLAAMQDLARR from the coding sequence ATGCAACGTCTCTACCGCGCCCTCGCGCTCTTCGCCGCGGTCCTCCTCCTGGGCGGGATCCTCTTCCGCTCGATCGAGCGGCTCGACTGGTTCGACGCCTTCTACACGGCGCTCCTGTCGGTGACGCCGCTCGGCCACGGCCTGATGCCTCCCCTCTCCCGGGCGGGACGCGAGCTGAACGCGTTCCTGCTCGTCTGCGGCGTGGGCGTCGTCGGTTACGCCGCTTCGATCGCGACCCGTTTCGTCTTCGAAGGCGAGATGGGACGGGTCTTCTGGAGGCGTAAGGTGGAACGTCGCGTGGCGCGGATGGAAGGACACTACGTCGTCTGCGGCCACGGCCGCGTCGGCCGCACCGTCGCGGAGGAGCTCGGGCGGCACGGCGTCCCGTTCGTCGTCATCGAACGCAACGAGGAGGCCGTCCGCGACCGGATCGAGCGGGGCGAGGACGTCATCCTCGGCGACGCCACGACCGAGGGCGTTCTCTCCCAGGCGGGAATCGAGCGGGCCCGGGGGCTCGTCGCGGCGCTCGAGTCGGACGCCGACAACCTCTACGTGACGTTGACGGCGCGCGAATCCAACCCCGGAGTCCGCATCGTCGCGCGGACGAGCGACGACGCCGCCTCGGCCCGGCTCAAGCGCGCCGGAGCGGACCGGACCATCGCGCCCACCCAGATCGGCGGACGGGAGATGGTCCAGCACCTGCTGATGCCCGCCGTCGTCGATTTCATCCACCTCGCGACCGGCAAGCAGAACGTCGAGCTCGAGATGCAGGAAATCCACGTGCAGCCCTCGTCGAGTCTCTGCGGCGTCCCCTTCTCGGACAGCCCGATCCGCCGCGAGCACGGCGTGATCGTCGTCGCGGTCAACAAGACGACCGGCGAGTCGATCTTCAACCCGGACTCGAGCTACGTCGTCGCCCAGGGAGACACGATGATCTGTCTGGGGCATCCCGACCGGCTCGCCGCCATGCAGGATCTGGCGCGGCGATAG
- a CDS encoding dipeptidase → MIAAVSPVPADADDTALRAARLHREAIVVDTHEDVPWELDEKWADIAVPGATRHFDIPRAKAGGLSAAFFAAYVPAVYAEAGGAAKKALELVDLVHRVVDAHPAELAFAASARDVRRIKTEGKIAILTGIEGGHAIEDSLGALRDFHRLGVRYMTLTHTNTNHWADSSGSFTSPDFDPKKARVHGGLTDFGRAVVREMNRLGMMVDVSHVSDETLDAVLAASRAPVFASHSSCRALSPIPRNLTDDQILRIGAGGGVVMVNVSAMFVDAGAAADYRARIAALAPRYEALKAKHASDPLRLEKESNALFDAVPPGRAGWEKVVDHIERVMRIAGPGAAGIGSDFDGIPDPPDGLEDVSKLPRITEELLRRGHPEEDVRGVLGENFLRFFARVEEVSRSLAAEPPSAATIPPAGRTIHE, encoded by the coding sequence GTGATCGCGGCCGTTTCCCCGGTTCCGGCCGACGCCGACGACACCGCCCTCCGGGCCGCCCGCCTCCACCGCGAGGCGATCGTCGTGGACACGCACGAAGACGTCCCGTGGGAGCTCGACGAAAAATGGGCCGACATCGCCGTCCCCGGCGCGACGCGCCACTTCGACATCCCGCGCGCGAAGGCCGGGGGCCTGTCCGCGGCGTTCTTCGCCGCCTACGTCCCGGCGGTTTACGCGGAAGCGGGGGGCGCGGCGAAGAAAGCGCTCGAGCTCGTCGATCTCGTCCACCGGGTCGTCGACGCGCATCCCGCCGAGCTCGCCTTCGCCGCGTCTGCGAGGGACGTCCGGCGGATCAAGACCGAGGGGAAGATCGCGATCCTGACGGGGATCGAAGGCGGCCACGCGATCGAGGATTCGCTCGGCGCCCTGCGCGATTTCCACCGGCTCGGCGTCCGCTACATGACGCTCACGCACACGAACACGAACCATTGGGCCGACTCCTCGGGGTCGTTCACCTCTCCCGACTTCGATCCGAAGAAGGCTCGCGTCCACGGCGGATTGACGGATTTCGGACGCGCGGTCGTGCGGGAGATGAACCGCCTCGGAATGATGGTCGACGTCTCGCACGTCTCGGACGAAACGCTCGACGCCGTGCTCGCGGCATCCCGCGCGCCCGTCTTCGCGTCCCATTCCTCCTGCCGCGCGCTCTCCCCGATTCCCCGGAATCTCACGGACGACCAGATCCTCCGCATCGGCGCCGGCGGCGGCGTCGTCATGGTCAACGTCAGCGCGATGTTCGTCGACGCGGGCGCCGCCGCGGACTACCGCGCGCGGATCGCCGCCCTGGCTCCCCGGTACGAGGCCCTGAAGGCGAAACACGCCTCCGATCCCCTGCGGCTGGAGAAGGAGTCCAACGCGCTCTTCGACGCCGTGCCGCCGGGCCGGGCCGGCTGGGAGAAGGTCGTCGACCACATCGAACGCGTGATGCGGATCGCGGGACCGGGCGCGGCCGGCATCGGCAGCGACTTCGACGGCATCCCCGATCCGCCCGACGGCCTCGAGGACGTCTCGAAGCTGCCCCGGATCACGGAAGAGCTCCTGCGGCGCGGGCACCCGGAGGAGGACGTCCGCGGAGTGCTCGGGGAGAACTTCCTCCGCTTCTTCGCCAGGGTCGAGGAGGTGTCGCGGTCCCTCGCGGCGGAGCCGCCGTCGGCGGCGACGATCCCGCCGGCAGGTCGAACAATACACGAATGA
- a CDS encoding HAD hydrolase family protein, producing MKIRALFFDVDGVLTDGRLYIDDRAREMKVFDTKDGHGIKMAIEAGLKVAWISGRVSGATVVRARDLGVRALKQGVRDKGAAVRDYLARWKIERAEAAACGDDLPDLPLFDACGFSACPADAPAEVRGRVDLVLERPGGHGAVREFVEEILRRNDAAGG from the coding sequence TTGAAGATCCGCGCCCTCTTCTTCGACGTGGACGGCGTCCTGACCGACGGGCGCCTGTACATCGACGATCGCGCCCGCGAAATGAAGGTCTTCGACACGAAGGACGGACACGGGATCAAGATGGCGATCGAAGCGGGTCTGAAGGTCGCGTGGATCTCCGGCCGCGTCTCGGGAGCGACGGTCGTCCGGGCCCGGGACCTCGGCGTGCGCGCCCTGAAGCAGGGAGTCCGCGACAAGGGCGCCGCGGTCCGCGACTACCTCGCGCGGTGGAAGATCGAGCGGGCGGAAGCGGCCGCCTGCGGTGACGATCTCCCCGACCTCCCCCTCTTCGACGCCTGCGGGTTCTCCGCCTGCCCCGCGGACGCTCCGGCGGAGGTCCGCGGCCGGGTCGACCTCGTGCTCGAACGGCCCGGCGGACACGGCGCCGTTCGCGAGTTCGTCGAGGAAATCCTTCGGAGGAACGATGCCGCGGGAGGATGA
- a CDS encoding KpsF/GutQ family sugar-phosphate isomerase yields MILDSARKVLRIEADSVREQIENVGPAFESAVEAMHSCQGRVVVTGMGKSGIVGQKIAATLASTGTPAFFLHPAEAIHGDLGMVIRGDVVLALSYSGETEEICRLLEFLKRLAIPLITMTGTPESTLARAADHAISVAISREACPLNLAPTASTTAMLAMGDALAMALSEKRGFREEDFAALHPGGKLGKKFLRVRDLMRRGDRIPRVAPETRMTDAVHEMSAKLMGITAVVRNDGTLCGAISDGDLRRLLQSDDRLLAKTAGECAHPNPRTIAEEEFASAALRRMEEAKITSLFVVDGAGRLIGALHLHDLWGVGLF; encoded by the coding sequence GTGATTCTGGACAGCGCCAGGAAAGTCCTCCGCATCGAGGCGGACTCCGTCCGCGAGCAGATCGAAAACGTCGGCCCCGCTTTCGAGAGCGCGGTCGAAGCCATGCACTCCTGCCAGGGACGCGTCGTCGTCACCGGGATGGGGAAATCCGGGATCGTGGGACAGAAGATCGCGGCGACGCTCGCCTCGACGGGAACACCCGCCTTCTTCCTCCATCCGGCGGAGGCGATCCACGGCGATCTGGGGATGGTGATCCGCGGAGACGTCGTTCTCGCGCTCTCCTACTCCGGGGAGACCGAGGAGATCTGCCGATTGCTCGAATTCCTCAAACGCCTCGCGATCCCGCTCATCACGATGACCGGAACCCCGGAATCGACGCTCGCGCGCGCGGCGGATCATGCGATCTCGGTCGCGATCTCCCGAGAAGCCTGCCCCCTGAACCTCGCGCCGACCGCCTCGACGACGGCGATGCTGGCGATGGGGGACGCGCTCGCGATGGCGCTTTCCGAGAAGCGCGGGTTCCGCGAGGAGGACTTCGCCGCCCTCCATCCCGGAGGGAAGCTCGGAAAGAAGTTCCTGCGGGTGCGCGACCTGATGCGGCGCGGCGACCGCATCCCGCGCGTCGCGCCCGAAACGCGGATGACCGACGCGGTCCACGAGATGTCGGCGAAGTTGATGGGAATCACGGCGGTGGTCCGAAACGACGGCACGCTCTGCGGCGCGATTTCCGACGGCGACCTCCGCCGGCTCCTCCAGTCCGACGACCGGCTCCTGGCGAAGACGGCCGGGGAATGCGCGCATCCGAATCCCAGGACCATCGCGGAGGAGGAATTCGCTTCGGCGGCCCTCCGCCGGATGGAAGAGGCGAAGATCACCTCGCTCTTCGTCGTGGACGGCGCCGGGCGCCTGATCGGCGCGCTCCACCTGCACGACCTGTGGGGCGTCGGCCTGTTTTGA
- a CDS encoding M12 family metallo-peptidase: MIRPGFPLATGVFLLSLLGSADPGAARAIDSPVARAGPPAVKSEATAGTPRELGVLLRSDALNELRSIRAEETVTVRSLPLDASESVDLELRRFDLFSDAARNVEAGEAGVETDAPLPDGAFYEGTVAGDPQSRVFLSAFRASVHAIVQRGADTFAIEPRGRWERETADHVVRRLSPEEWAALAGAWRCDAERMTAPATREALLTAVADTGQPFAAVVAVDTDYELFQRFGNAAKERNYVSNELAAVSAIYWRDLKTRLKIGFLRVWTTASDPWTATSPISALFQLGDYWHAHGSGTARSTVVFLSGKDLGGGVAWLSTICQGDQWDSADAHWAGGYAVVGNVEGSMTNFHSPPAGSDVWDVEAVAHELGHNFGSVHTHCYSPPIDECYGGEPGCYSGPNVDPGPGVGTIMSYCHLFGWSEISLKFHSRCISEQMRPTIVNAASSSPACMAAGGFTDISSSDGLAPSVYTVAAWGIMPGCTATTFCPAGLVTRADMAVFIERGLNAFVPPPGQPQIFSDVPPGSYAYDFIEDFSRRKITSGCGATTYCPTNGVTRAQMAILLLRAEHGSAYVPPAATGTMFSDVPASAFAAPWIEQLARESITLGCGGGMYCPNLSVPREQMAAFLVRTLHL, translated from the coding sequence ATGATCCGCCCCGGGTTCCCGCTCGCGACCGGCGTCTTCCTGCTCTCGCTCCTCGGTTCGGCCGATCCGGGCGCCGCCCGCGCGATCGATTCGCCGGTGGCACGCGCGGGGCCGCCGGCGGTGAAATCCGAAGCCACGGCGGGGACCCCCCGTGAGCTCGGAGTTCTCCTCCGCTCCGACGCCCTGAACGAGCTTCGGAGCATCCGAGCGGAGGAAACGGTGACGGTCCGGAGCCTTCCGCTCGACGCGTCGGAATCCGTCGATCTCGAGCTCCGCCGGTTCGACCTCTTCTCGGACGCCGCCCGAAACGTCGAGGCGGGAGAGGCGGGCGTCGAAACCGACGCTCCCCTTCCCGACGGGGCGTTCTACGAAGGCACGGTCGCCGGAGACCCGCAATCGCGAGTCTTTCTTTCCGCGTTCCGCGCGAGCGTTCACGCGATCGTCCAGCGCGGCGCGGACACGTTCGCGATCGAGCCGCGCGGCCGCTGGGAGCGGGAAACCGCCGACCACGTCGTCCGCCGGCTTTCTCCCGAGGAATGGGCGGCCCTCGCGGGAGCCTGGCGGTGCGACGCGGAGCGGATGACCGCCCCCGCCACACGGGAGGCGCTGCTCACGGCCGTCGCCGACACCGGCCAGCCGTTCGCCGCCGTGGTCGCGGTCGACACGGACTACGAGCTCTTTCAGCGATTCGGCAACGCGGCGAAGGAACGGAACTACGTCTCGAACGAGCTCGCCGCGGTTTCGGCGATCTACTGGCGCGACCTGAAGACGCGCCTGAAGATCGGGTTCCTCCGGGTCTGGACCACGGCGAGCGACCCGTGGACGGCGACGAGCCCGATCTCCGCCCTTTTCCAGCTCGGCGATTACTGGCACGCGCACGGCTCGGGAACGGCGCGGTCGACGGTGGTGTTCCTGAGCGGCAAGGACCTCGGGGGCGGAGTCGCCTGGCTCTCGACGATCTGCCAGGGCGACCAGTGGGATTCCGCCGACGCGCACTGGGCGGGCGGATACGCCGTCGTCGGAAACGTCGAAGGGAGCATGACGAACTTCCACTCCCCGCCCGCCGGGAGCGACGTGTGGGACGTGGAGGCCGTCGCGCACGAGCTCGGTCACAACTTCGGGTCCGTCCACACGCACTGCTACTCGCCTCCCATCGACGAGTGCTACGGCGGCGAGCCGGGCTGCTACAGCGGACCGAACGTCGACCCCGGTCCCGGCGTCGGGACCATCATGAGCTACTGCCATCTGTTCGGCTGGAGCGAGATCTCCCTGAAGTTCCATTCGCGGTGCATCTCGGAGCAGATGCGGCCGACGATCGTCAACGCGGCGTCCTCTTCCCCCGCCTGCATGGCCGCCGGGGGCTTCACGGACATCTCTTCCTCGGACGGGCTCGCCCCGTCGGTCTACACGGTCGCCGCCTGGGGAATCATGCCGGGCTGCACGGCGACGACGTTCTGTCCGGCCGGACTCGTCACCCGCGCGGACATGGCGGTCTTCATCGAGCGCGGCCTGAACGCCTTCGTCCCGCCGCCCGGCCAGCCCCAGATCTTCTCGGACGTTCCTCCCGGCTCTTACGCCTACGATTTCATCGAGGACTTCAGCCGGCGCAAGATCACGAGCGGGTGCGGCGCCACGACCTATTGCCCGACGAACGGGGTCACGCGTGCCCAGATGGCGATCCTGCTCCTCCGCGCCGAGCACGGGAGCGCCTACGTTCCTCCGGCGGCGACCGGGACGATGTTCTCCGACGTCCCGGCGAGCGCGTTCGCGGCCCCATGGATCGAGCAGCTCGCCCGCGAATCGATCACGCTCGGTTGCGGCGGCGGGATGTACTGCCCGAACTTGAGCGTGCCGCGCGAGCAGATGGCCGCGTTCCTGGTGAGAACTCTCCACCTCTGA
- the kdsA gene encoding 3-deoxy-8-phosphooctulonate synthase, with protein MASSRIEIARGFAIGGGAPPLFFAGPCVIESRRHSLAMARKIRAVSEKTGAKIVFKSSFDKANRSAITSFRGPGLEEGLDILAEVKEKTGLPVISDIHAPEQASRAARVLDVLQIPAFLCRQTDLLTAAAETGRPINIKKGQFVAPSDMRFAVEKCAASGNRKVMLCERGTTFGYNNLVVDFRAFPMMSALGVPVVYDVTHSMQLPGGGKETGGMKQYAAVLARAAAATGFVDGFFLEIHDAPEHARSDASTQLDVRHLPRMIRDVLDIADRVR; from the coding sequence ATGGCTTCCTCCCGGATCGAGATCGCCCGGGGCTTCGCGATCGGCGGGGGCGCTCCCCCGCTCTTCTTCGCCGGCCCCTGCGTGATCGAATCGCGCAGGCATTCGCTCGCCATGGCGCGAAAGATCCGGGCCGTCTCCGAGAAGACCGGCGCGAAGATCGTCTTCAAGTCGTCGTTCGACAAGGCCAACCGGTCGGCGATCACGTCCTTCCGCGGCCCGGGGCTCGAGGAAGGTCTCGACATCCTCGCGGAGGTGAAGGAGAAGACCGGTCTTCCCGTCATCTCCGACATCCATGCGCCCGAACAGGCGTCCAGGGCCGCCCGCGTGCTCGACGTCCTTCAGATTCCCGCGTTCCTCTGCCGCCAGACCGACCTCCTGACCGCGGCGGCCGAGACGGGCCGGCCGATCAACATCAAGAAGGGCCAGTTCGTCGCCCCCTCGGACATGCGCTTCGCCGTCGAGAAGTGCGCGGCCTCGGGCAACCGGAAGGTGATGCTCTGCGAGCGCGGCACGACGTTCGGTTACAACAACCTCGTCGTCGACTTCCGGGCCTTCCCGATGATGTCGGCGCTCGGCGTCCCCGTCGTCTACGACGTCACCCACTCGATGCAGCTCCCGGGCGGCGGCAAGGAAACGGGCGGCATGAAGCAATACGCGGCGGTCCTCGCGCGCGCCGCCGCCGCGACGGGATTCGTCGACGGCTTCTTCCTCGAGATCCACGACGCCCCGGAACACGCCAGGAGCGATGCCTCGACGCAGCTCGACGTGAGGCACCTGCCGCGGATGATCCGGGACGTGCTCGACATCGCCGACCGGGTTCGCTGA